In a genomic window of Aeromicrobium panaciterrae:
- a CDS encoding DUF4267 domain-containing protein, protein MDIPAVLAGGIRFASGIQFLVDPLRANRMWGETEPPEHPSHFLLLHSMGYRDALIGGLLASAALRGRDTRGWFLASGGADAADFIGGLKRHSELSTSQKAIGMGGAIVGIGVGIWGATRRPKA, encoded by the coding sequence ATGGACATCCCTGCCGTTCTCGCCGGAGGCATCCGCTTCGCCTCCGGAATCCAGTTCCTGGTCGACCCGCTACGGGCCAACCGGATGTGGGGCGAGACGGAGCCGCCCGAGCACCCCAGCCATTTCCTGCTTCTGCACTCGATGGGCTACCGCGACGCCCTCATCGGCGGACTGCTCGCCTCGGCAGCATTGCGCGGCCGCGACACCCGCGGATGGTTCCTAGCTTCTGGCGGCGCTGACGCTGCTGACTTCATCGGAGGACTCAAGCGGCATTCCGAGTTGTCGACGTCCCAGAAAGCGATCGGAATGGGCGGCGCGATCGTTGGTATCGGAGTCGGCATCTGGGGCGCGACTCGTCGACCCAAGGCCTAG